Below is a window of Aeromonas veronii DNA.
GCCAAATTCGCGGCGCATCACGCGCGACCCGACCGGGGTGGTCAGGATGGTGTGAATGCTCTGCACGATGTGATCGGTGTCGCCCAGCTGGCGGCCGGTCTGTGCGTTCATGCCCTGCCAGTTCATTGCGGGCCTCCGGTCTGGCCGCTGCCGGTGCTGACCCCGCCGTGTTTATGGGTCGTGACCTCGATGCCGCCGATGGTGGCAGAGGGGGCGGTGACCTTGCCCCCTGCGGTGATGGTGCTGCCCGCTTCGATGGTGGTGCCCACCTTCAGCGCACGGGTGCACTCAACCAGCGGGGTGGTCAGCGTGACGCTGGTGCTGGCCGTGATGTTTGCGGTTTTGATGCCGCTGACCGTGAGGGCGCTGGTTTTTGGGTTGTATTCCAGCACGGCGCCATCGGGGTATTCGATGCGGTCGAGATCCGGGTTGTCATCGCTGGCGGCGGGTTCTGGGTGCGCGTCTTGATGGACGGCGGGCAGTACGTAGGCGGTGGCGAGATCGCCGGACATGCAGAGCAGTAACACCTGCTCGCCCAGGGTTGGACGGGCACGGCGACGGGTCGCCCCCGAGCGCGGCACCAGATAGGGGCGCCAGTCGGTTTCGATTTCGCCGGTTTTGACTCTGCAGGCCCCTGATCGCACGGCGCTGACGGTGCCGATGCGGATCATATTGGCGATGAGGCGGTGCAGATCTGCGAGTGCTGGGTTCATGGGGCCAGTGTGTTTGCCACTGCTGGCCCTGTCGATGCGCGGCTGTTGTGGAGGAGTCAGCGACAACATGCGCCGATAGTCTATGGGTGGGGTTTGGGGGCGACTCCCTGATGATGCCCGCCGATCTGCGCTTTATTCTGCGGCGCTGTCTGATGGGGTTTGCTGTGCCAGCCACTCACGCAGCAGGCCATGCCGGTGCAGGAACGCCAGCATGCTGACCGCGTTGATGGATCCCGAGGTCGGCTTGCTGGTTCCCTGCTCCCATTTGGCGTAGGTCATGACGCTGGTCAGCCCCAGCGCGCGGCACATCTCTGTTTGGCTAAGGCCAAGCGCTAACCTGGCCTGTTTAATGTCAGCTGGCGTCATCACGCCTCCATTACATGGAAGAGATACCCGCAGCTGTTCACCTGTGGTTGGTTTTTCGCCATGTTGTAATATGCCTGATACATCCCGCTGCCATTGACTGCGCCGCTATTTCGCTTTCCAAATACACTGTCACCAAACATCTTTTTTGCTGCCTTGGTTGCCGCTTCATCGTGATCTTCCGCATCAACATAAAATGGCTCAAACGCAATCCCTGACTTGTTGTTTTTAAGTGGGTCAATCATAAATGTGGCCATCGTAGTATCTCCATTTGCTTAGGTTGGCCCGATTCCGACAGGCCTTATTATCATTTACATTGCCTCGTAACGAGCCTTAACCGAGCTTCTTTTTTGGGACATGTCACTCACCAGAGTTGTGAAATTTGAATGCCCGGCGGCGCGTGCTACTCTTGATATTTTCAGTGAAAAACCAAACCCACCATTCATCTTGATAACCTCCTCAGCGGTGAGCTGACTAACCACTTCCCTGATAATCATCGGCTCACGGATGTAGTTTTGATAAACATCATCGCACTCCAACTCGCCAGCATCGAACCCATCGAATACATCAGCAAGGATGGCGTTGAACCACTTGATGTGGTCTGCAACGATAGTAGCAGCCTTAGCTTGGTTCTCTTCATTTTGATAGGACTTGAATTTCATTTCTGTCATCTCCGTTTGGCTTGGCACCCTTGCCTTACCTCTTGAGATAACTATAACCTGCGCGGTTATAACCTGCAAGGTTATATTTGTGATTTATTGCACAAAATAACAACGCCCGATTTCGGGCGTTTTATTTGGTCAGGTGGTCGAGCATGGCTTGCTCGATGCGGTCGAGGTCGCCCTTGGCGAGGCCGAGCAGTTCGCGGGCGGGGTATTGGATGGTCTGGCCCTTGATGCGCTCGCGCAGGCCGAAGTGGTGGGTGGTGGCCAGCCTGTTGGCGCTGCCGACAAAGGCTAGGCTAACCTCGTTGGGGCTGGCGGTGGCCTTGAGCCAGCGGGCGCTGATGAGTTTGCCGAACATCTTGCGGCGCAACGCGCCCCGGCGGCCCTTGATGGCTTGGCGCGGTTTGCGCGGGGCCATGGGGGTGCCGTCTGGCTGGAGGTTGGCGCGGATGCGCTCGGCCTGCGTCGCGCGCAGGGTGCGGGCCAGCTCGGCGGCCAGCTTGCGGCGACCGGCCGCGCTGAGGCTGGCGGCCAGTGCCTGGGCTTCGAGGCCGAGTTGCGTCAGCTGATCTTCGGCCATGTGTCCCCCGGCGCGGGCGGCCATGGCTGAGGCTGGTCATTGATAAACAGCTCCCAGGTCATGCCGTCGTAGGGATCTTCTGGCGGCTCTTGCAGGTGCTCCCAGCGCATGCCGGTTTCGTCTTTCGTGACGCGCACCCGCTCGGTGAGCGGCACGGTGATCAGCATATCGACCAGATCCCGCGCCAGATATTCGACCTCGATGGTCACGGCGTTGTCGCGGCGATCCGGATTGGTGAACAGCTCAGGCTGGTATTGGCGCAGCCAGAGCAGCAGCGGCACCATCACGGCATCAGGATGGCCGGCGAAGTCGATGACGCCGATCTGCAATTCGTATTGCCATTCAAACGACATGCTGGCGGCGCCGGTGGCGACGGCGTTGCCCTTGTTGATGACCAGGGTCAGGCGCTCGCGGTTTTTGTTGAGCTCTGGCAGGCATTGATAGAGCACGTCGCGGATCTGCTGCGGTTTATTCATGGTTGGTTCCTGACGGCATCATAGGCGCGCTGGCAGGCGATGCCTGCGGCGATGGCTCGATCAGCCAGTGCTGCCAGTTCACCCGCTCGACGGTCAGCGCGGCCGAGCACGTCGGCGAGCAGAACGGCGGCTGGCTGGGTTGTCTGGCCGCTGGCGGCAGTGGTGGCAGTTGGGCATTGGCGACCGGCGCGGCGGGCCAGTTCGCGGGCGGTGCGCTGCAGGCGGTCAGACTCATCAGCAGCAGCAGCGGCATCAGCCAGCGCGGCATCGAGGCGTAGTTGTCCATCATGTTGGATGCTCTCCAGTTGTTCCTGATAGCGGTGTTCGATCTGGCGCTGGCGCTCGCTGGCGTCAGCCAGTGCCTGGGCGTGGCTGGCGAGTTGGCGATCCCATTTGCTTTGCCATGCGGCTTCGGTGGCGGCTGCGCCTTTTCGATAGCCATCGGCGTGCAGGCTCTTGATCATCAGCGACAGCGCCAAAGCGGCCAGCATGATGGCGAGCCACTTGCCCCAGCGGCCGGTCAGCAGGCTAATCCACATGGCTCACCTCGTCGGGATAGATGACTGCAAAGTGGCGATGGGCGGCGGCGAGGCGCTGGTCATAGCGGTTGTCGGCATAGGCCGGGCCGTTGTAGCGGCGGGCCACTTCTTTCCAATTGCCTGCCTGCAGGGCGGCCAGCAGTTTGGCATCGCGGCCGATAAACCCGACGACCGCGGCGAGTTGATCCGCCTCGCTCTGGCACATGGCGGCCCGCCATGCTTCGGCATCGGCCATGCCATTGGCCTGCCAGTGATAGCCCATCACTTGAAACATGCCCCAGCTTGCCGATTCGATGGCGGCGGCGCGGTGCAGCCCCATGGCCATGGTCAGGCGTTGCCATTCGCCAGCCCCACCGACGTAGCCACCGCGCTGCGGGTTGCACAGCTGCGGATAAGCGGCGGCCAGCGCATCGGCCTTGGCTTGGCCGAGGTGCGCGGCGATCTGGCGATGGAACACGTGGCGTTCGAACAGCACGACGGGGCGACCGGCTGAGTCAAAGCCCTCACCGGCGCTTTCAACATCGGCAAAGGCGGCCAACTTGGCAACCGATACCCCCAGCTGGGCGGCGGCCGCGCGCAGGTGGGTGATGGTGAGCTGTTTATCCGAGGCGGCGCCGAGCAGGCTGGCGAGGGTGCGCTGGCCTGCGGTGCCGGTCATGGTGATGAGGTGATCGCGCTGATAGTCGAGCAGGGCGGCGCGGGTTTTATCGCCAAACCAGCCGTCCGGGTTGGCGGGGTAGCCGGCGGCGGTGAGGCGCTGTTGCAGCAGGGTTACGTCACTGCCGACAGCGCCGAGGGTCAGGGTGCGGGTCATGGTAAATCCCTCCGGTATACATCCCAGGCGGTAGTGGTGCGCGCGCGGCCTTTGCGCTTGGGCAGCAGGCGAGCGGTACTGCCGCCTGCATCGCACAGGGCGACCAGCACCACGGCGGCGAGCAGCACGGACGAGGCATCTGGCGGCGGCAGGCTGCCCAGCAGGGCGCGCAGCGGCACCGACCCGGCGGCGACGGCCATCAGGTAGGCGAGCAGGGTGGGCAGCAGGCGGTAGCGGTCACCGCCGCGGCGGTAGGTCATCAGGCGCAGGCTGATGAGGGCCATCAGCAGGGCGTAGGCAATGAGCATGATCACCCCCTCCGGCGCAGCAGGTTGAGCAGATCATCCGGCGATTTGCGCAGGACAAACTGCAGCAGCCGGACGGTGATGGCCGAGGCAACCAGCGCCCCCACGGCGCGCGGCACGGCGAGCGATTCCGGGGTGATGGTGCCGAGCAGGGCGGCGCAGAACCCGGCGCCATGCAGCCCGACCATGAACGCCGCGACGAACAGGGCGAGACGGCGCAGGATGCCAAGCTCCTCGGTGGTGCAGATCCAGATCAGGGCGCCCGCGAAGGCGCCCATGACGACATCGGCATCGAGGCCGGGGAGCAGCGACAAGACGGCCAGCCCGGTGACGGTGCTGGCGGCGGTGCCGCTCGAGATGGGTTCAGGCAATTGATCCTCCGGTGCGTTGGCGTTGTATCAGGTCAGATTCGGTTTGGCATTCGATGCAGCGTTCGCAGCCGCGCACGGCCTCGCGGCGGGCCTGCGGGATGACGTTGTCACAGTCGATGCAGCGCAAGGGGCCGGTGCCGCTGATGCGGGCGGCGTGCACCTTGGCGGCGATGCGCAGGTCGTTGATGGCGTCTATGCGTTCGAGTTCGTCGTCAAGGCGGCTCATATCAGTCCCACAGGTTGATCTGCGTGACGGCTGCCTGGGTGGGCGCGTCTGGCAGGGTGACAAGGGTGCCGATGGGCAGCACTGGCCCCAGCTCGGCAAGGCGCGGATTCAGCGCCAGCACCTGTTCGGTGATGCCGGCGGTGTAGCCGTAATAGCGATGGAGCAACAGGTCGAGGGTGTCGCCCTGGATGGCGCGCAGCTGCATCAGATCAGCTCCACTGTCGTGTGGCTGACGCCGAGGATGTCGCGGATCGCGAAACGGGCATCGCGGTAGAGATCATCGGCCGTCAAATCTTTGGCGCTGGCATCTTTGACCGCCTCGGCGGTGGCCGCGCTGTCGAGATAGCGCTCGTACAGGCTGGCGCGGGCGTAGCTGTAGACGGCGCGCCGATACCAGAGCGCCAGAATGGACTCTTCGTCAATCAGGGTGGCTGGCACGGCATCGAGGCTGAGATAGCCGGCGGCCTGTTTGCTGGCGGCCCAGACGGCCAGATCGGCCTGTACCTGGCTGATGGCGTTGATCACGGCATGGCGCAGGCGCTCGGTGGTGACGGTGCCATCGGTGCGCATGGTGGCGCGCATGTCAGGCAGCGAGATGGGCGGCCAGAATAGCCCGGCTGTGATGACGCCCTCGTCCTGTTCTGGCGTGGGGGTGGGGATAAAACCGCTGGTCATGCTCCCTCCTGTGGTGGGCGGTGATCGGGCCGTCAGCGCTGGCGTTTTGCCTGCATCAGGCCCGAGCCGCCCGGCTGCGGGGTACGCTCGGTTAGCTGGCCTCGCCGGTGGCGGGGGCTGGCTGTTCGGTGGTTTGCTCTTGCTCTTGCTCTTGCTCTGGTTTGGGGCTGGCCTCGGCGATAGCCGGTGCCGTAACAGAGGCTGCGCTCACGTCGCTGGCGACTGGCAGTTCTGCGGCTTTCTGCTTTTTAATTTCCCGCTCCAGCACCTCCAGATCTTTTTTCAGGCCCACTTTGTCGTGGAGCTCGATGGCGCGGCGGTAGTGCTCGGCCGCTTCATCCTTGAGCCCCTCGGCATAGCAGGCGCGGCCCACCGCCTTGTGCAGCTTGGCGCGCACCTGGTCGAACATGTCCGAGTCTTTCAGCAGATTGAGGTAAGCAGAGAGCAGGCCGAGACTGGGGCCATCGCCCACGTCTTGCAGTTTGATGGCGTTCTCGGCCACCTCTTCGGCGATCAGGGTGGCGGCGCTGCGCTCGTACTGGTCCGGGGTGTTCAGACCGTGGCGGATCACGTAGTCGGCCATATTAAACGCGTCCGCCAGATCGCCGGTGTCGAGCGTCCAGAGCATGACAGTGACCAGCACGTCATCTTGACCCCCGGCATCGCCCTGCAGCACGCCCTGTATCCAGGGGGTGAAGTCGTCCAGCATGGCGCGCTTGGCATCGATTTTCCGCTCGATGCTCTGGATCCCCTTGAGCGTGCGGCTGTGCTCCAGCAGCTGGATGAGCTGCATTTCGTAGGCGTTGGCGTGCTGACGGTCGAGTTGAGGTGAGGCCGCCCCGGCGAGGGCGGCCTTGATCATTTGCGTATGGCGGCGGGCTGGTGTCATCTCGCCCCCTTACGCCTTGGCTTCAAACGTGATGTTTTCGGCGATGGCGATGCAGTCGTAATCCTCGACCACATAGGCGTCGTTGCTGGACTCCCAGTTCACGATGCGGTTTTTCTTCGGCACCTCTTCGACCATGCGGCGGCGGCCTTCCAGCTGGTAGTAGATCGACAGGTTGGAGAGTTTGGTCACGATGAGGGTGCCGTCCGGCACGAACGGGACGCGGATGGCCTTGAGGCCGCCGATCTGCTTCTGGCTGACCAGCACCTGACCGGCGAGCGCGTTCTGATTGTCTGCGGCATCGCTGATGATGGGGAAGTATTTGTCGGAGAGCAGCTTGCGGCCAACCAGCACCACCAGATCGGTGTCGTCGGCGTACCAGGGCGCGATCTTCTCGCTGACCAGGTCGTAAACCAGCGCGTCGAGGTTTTTATAGTCCCCTTTGGTGGCGTTGACGTGGATCTTGCCGCTGGCGGCGGTGACTTCGCTGATCACTTGGGCCGGGGCGTCGGTCTTGGTGAGCTTAACCCAACCGATGTTGACATCCTGCAGCAGCGGGTTGGTGGTGCGGTTGGTGGTGGCGGCGGCGCTGACGCCGTTGAAGCCGATCATGATGCGGTCGAGGCCCTGACGGGTCAGGATGGCATCACGTACCCGGATCTGGAAGTCGGGGAATTTGGCCCAGGCGTCCAGCGTGCCGTAGGTGATGTAGGTGTCAAAATTTGTCTGGTGACACTCGTATTTGTGATTTTGCAGCGCGGTCGGGTTGGACGGGTCGCGCTCTTTGTCTGCGCTGGTGTCGGTGCGCCCGGCGATGGTGCCGCTGATGCCGATGCCGACTTTTTCGCCCTTGAGCTCATCGACCGGGATCAGGTTGATCATGCCGAGGAACGCGACAGAGTCTTGCATCTTGGTTTCCAGCGTTTGCTGGACGGATGGCTCGACGGTGAACATCTGCACGGCCGAGGCCACGGCGGAGAGTTGGGCCACCTGGGCGGTGTAGGCATTGAATTTTTCGCGGGTTTGAGTACGCATTTTGAGTCCTTAGCAGTCGGTCAGGGCGGTGACGGCACCGCCGGCGGCGGGCGGGAGCTGTTCGTGGGTCAGGTTTTCAGTGGATTCGAGCTCGGCGCGCAGGTCGCTGAGTTTTTGCGCCTGCTGGGCCAGCGCGGCTTTTTGCTCATCGAGCAGGCCTTCGAGCTTGGCAACGCTGGCGGCGAACTGCTCGCCCTGGCTGGCGACTTCACCGGCGATGTGTTCAACGGCTTGGTGTACTTCGGTGAAGCTGGCGCCGGTGGCGGCTTTGTCTTTTTTGAACATGGCTTTGACGCGCTCGAGCAGGCCTGGCTGGTCTGCTTCGGTCAGTTCGATCTCGGTTTCGATGGCCGAGCTGAACAGGTTTTCCGGGCGCTGCTTGCGGCTGGCCAGCGGGTTGGCGTCACCTTGACCGGCGGCGAACTTGAGCATTTCGGTGCCAAGACTGGCTGGGCTATCGGTGACGGCGAGGCCGACCAGGTACGCCTGACCGCTGCCGGCGAAGTCCAGATCCAGCTCGATGGAGGTGTAGACCTTTTGCCCGGCCTTATTGAGGGCGAGCAGGTCAGCGTTGGGGGCGATATCGGCCAGCAACACCACCTTCTCTTGCCCATCCATGGTGATGGTTTCGGTGGAGAGGGCCAGCACGTCGCCGTAGGCGCGGAACGGGCCATCGGGGACGATGCCGCGATAGTGTTCGAGATTGACGCGGGCGCCATATTTCTCGGGGTTGTAGTTGGCGGCGGCCTGCAGCAGCCAGTCCGCGCTGATGTTGCGCCCGTCCGTGGTTTGCCCGGACATGGCGACTCGTTTCATTTTTGCCTTCGCTGCCATCATGAGCCCTCTGGGTGTTGGCGGTTTTTTCGGCCTCCATGGTCTGGTTTGTTGGTTAGATCCTTCAACTTGTCTGTGTTGTCGGTGTGTTGCTCACAACAAGCGGGGCGCGCGGGGGATTGCGCGGGTGCCGCAAAATGCGGGCATGACGACACCATTACTGTTTCCCCACCTCGATCCCCGCCGACAGGCCATGCACCTGTATTTTCAGGGGTACAAAATCCGCGCAATTGCGGAGCTTATCGACACCCCAGAAGGCACGGTTGGCGCGTGGAAGGCGCGCGACGGCTGGGACGATATCAAGCCGATCGACCGGGTCGATATGGCGCTCGAGTCGCGGCTGTGCCAGCTGCTTGGCAAGGAGCTCAAGTCAGGCGCGGATTACAAGGAGATCGATCTGTTGTTTCGGCAGCAGGAGCGCATGGCGCGGATCGGTCGCTATACCGCTGGCGGCAATGAGACCGACCTCAACCCGAGGGTGGCGAACCGCAACTCCGGCCCCAAAAAATCTGCGGTGCGCAATGCGTTTGATGATGAGCAGCAGGCCAAGCTGATCACGCTGCTCAATGAGTCGATGTTTGACTATCAGCGGGTGTGGTATGAGGCCGGGCTGCAGCATCGCACCCGGGATATCCTCAAGTCGCGCCAGATCGGGGCGACCTTCTTTTGCGCGCGAGGCGCTGGTCGATGCGCTGGTGACCGGGCGCAACCAGATCTTTCTGTCGGCCAGCAAGGCGCAGGCCCATGTGTTCAAGCAGTACATCACCGCGTTTGCGCTGGAGGTGGGGGTCGAGCTTAAAGGCGACCCGATGACGCTGAGCAACGGGGCGATCCTCTATTTCCTCGGTACGAACTCGCGCACCGCGCAGTCGTACCACGGCAATCTGTACCTCGATGAGTATTTTTGGATCCCGAAGTTTCAGGAGCTGCGCAAGGTCGCCAGCGGCATGGCGATGCATAAGAAGTGGCGGCTTACCTATTTTTCTACGCCGTCCAGCCTGTCGCACGATGCCTATCCGTTCTGGAGCGGGGCGCTGTTTAACCGCGGCCGCGCCAAAGTCGATCATATCAAGTTGGATGTGAGCCCCGAGGCGCTGCGAGCGGGGCGGCTGTGTGAGGATGGGCAGTGGCGGCAGGTGGTGACAGTCGAGGATGCCATCGAGGGCGGCTGCAATCTTTTTGACCTTAATCAGCTGCGGCTGGATTACTCGGCCGATGAGTATGCGCAGCTGCTGATGTGCCAGTTTGCCGATGATACGTCGAGCGTGTTTCCGCTGGCGACGCTGCAGCGCTGTATGGTCGACAGCTGGGAGCAGTGGACGGATTACAAGCCGTTTGCCGATCGCCCGCTGGGTCAGCGCCCGGTGTGGATCGGGTATGACCCGGCCAAGGGCGGGGATGGCGACAGCGCCGGATGCGTGGTGCTGGCGCCCCCGGCGGTGGCGGGCGGCAAGTTTCGGGTGCTGGAGCGCCATCGCTGGAAGGGGATGGACTTTGCGGCGCAGGCCGAGGCGGTGCGCCAGATGACGCTGCGTTACAACGTGACCTACATCGGGGTCGATTCGACCGGTATCGGTGAGGGGGTGCTGCAGCTGGTGCGGCAGTTTTACCCGGCGGTGACGGACATCCCCTATAACCCGAGCATCAAGATCCGCATGGTGATGAAGGCACAGGATGTGATGGGCAAGGGGCGGCTGGAGTTTGACGCGGGCTGGACCGATCTGGCGCAGGCGTTTATGTCCATCCGCCGCGGGGTGACAGCCGGGGGAAAATGCCGACTTTCGAGGCGGGGCGGTCGGTCGAGACCAGCCACGCCGATATCGCCTGGGCGCTGATGCAGGCTCTGCTGCATGAGCCGCTGGAAGGCACGACGACAACTAATCAATCCATGATGGAGATCTGCTGATGAGCCGCAAGCGCCGCTATCGTTCTAACCCTCCGGCCGCTGTGCCGGCTGCTGCGCCTGCGCCAATGCAGGCGTTTACCTTCGGGGATCCGCTGCCGGTGCTCAGCCAGCGCGAGGTGTTTGATTATCTGGAGGCGATGCACAACGGCAAATGGTATGAGCCGCCGCTGTCGCTCAGTGGGCTGGCGCGGGTGTATCGCGGGGCGGTGCATCATGCGGCGGCCATCCAGCTCAAGCGCAACATCCTGCGCTCTGGGTTTATCCCGCATCCCAAGCTGAGCCTGGCGGATTTCACCGGGCTGGCGCTGGATTATCTGGTGTTTGGCAATGGCTATCTGCGGCGGGTGAATAACCGGCTGGGTCAGGCGATGCGCTATGAGCGGATGCATGCCAAGTACACCCGGCGCGGGTATGACGACCTGAGCCGCTATTGGTGGATCGCCGAGCCAGCGCGGGAGGTTGAGCTGGCGCGCGGCGAGGTGCTGCATGTGTATGAGGACGATATCAATCAGGGGGTGTATGGCATCCCGGATTATGTGGCGGTGCTCAATTCGGCGCTGCTCAATGAGTCGGCGACGTTGTTCCGGCGCAAATACTATGAGAACGGCAGCCATGCCGGGTTCATCCTCTACATGACCGACTCGCTGCATAATGAGAGCGATATCAGCAATCTTCGGCAGGCGATGCGCGACAGCAAAGGGCCGGGCAACTTCCGAAATTTGTTTATGTACGCGCCGAACGGGAAGAAGGATGGCTTGCAGCTGATCCCGGTCAGCGAAGTGGCCGCCAAGGATGACTTTTTCAACATCAAATCGGCGACCCGGGATGACCAGCTTGCGGCGCATCGGGTGCCGCCCACGCTGCTGGGGGTGGTGCCGCAAAACGCGGGCGGGTTTGGTGATGCCATCAAGGCCGCCCAGGTGCTGGACGCCAACGAACTGGACAGCCTGCGGCGGTCGCTCGAATCGCTCAATCAGCTGGCCGGGGAGGAGATCATCCGGTTTGACCCGTACAAGCTGGCCCTGGAGGCGATGGCCAGCTGATCGCAATGAGATTGCCACGCCGCCGCCGATGACTTAACATCCGCTCAACACACCCGCCATGCCTCTCAACGATGCACACTCTGGCGGGTTTTTTCGCCCCTCGCATAAGCGCCTGTGTGCGCGTCTCTGATGCCTCGCTTCACGCCCGAACCCCTCCACTAAATCCCGCCGAAACGCTGGGAGGCGTCCTGCTGCGCCCACAGGATCGCACGGACGTCAGCACCAACGGCGCGCCGTCGAACCCCGCCCCGCCTGCGCGCTTTTTGTAGCGCTTTTGTTGCAGGTGCAGGGCTCCCGCCGCCTTGGGTCGCTGCGCGCCAGCACTGGCCGCGCCCGTTGTTACAGATCCTTTGCGCGATCCTACAAAATCAAACAGATCCTTGCGGTTTCACCCTGTTCGACCTTCCCCAGCCGCAACCATTCCGCATCCATTGATCGCAGCCTGCATCCGCTGATAGATGGCGCTGACGTAGCGGGCTTGGTGCTTGGCATCGTCCAGCGCGCGATGGGCCACGCCCTCGAATGGCATGTCTCTTTTCGGGTCAAATCCCAGCAGGGTGCGCCCGAGATCAACGATGGTGCGCACGTCACGGTCGTTCCAATACCCCCAGCCGCAGGGGGCTTTCGCGGCATTGCAGGCGTGACGCAGGATCACGTTGTCAAAGCTGGCCCCGTTGCCCCAAACCTGCAACCCCGGCTTGCTTCCTTGATCTCCGCCATGCATCCATTCGAACAGATCCAGCAGCGACTCTCTCAACGAGCTGTGCTTCGTAGATGGCATGATGGCCGCGCGGGCTTCATCACTCTGCCCCAGCCACCACAGCACGGTGTCTGGCTCCATCACGCCATATTTGGCGCTGTCGGTCAGAGCGATATGCGCCTCGAACTCGGCGCCCAGTTCACCGGTCAGCGGGTCAAAGAACACGGCCCCGATGGTGACGATGGCCGCGTCTGGCCCGCTGCCCATGGTTTCCAGATCCAGCATTACGTTATTCATGGCTACTCTCCTGCTTCAATTTGACGGTGATCGGCCACAACCTGGTGCAGGGCGGGCTGATAGGTTTGGTTGAGTCGGTCGGCGGCGCCCGGGTTGGCGCGGTCGATTGGGCTGCCGGGGGCGATAAACAGCGTCCGTCCGGTAGCGGCACAGCGAATGGTGCCGTTCTGGTCGATGGCCACGGGGGTGAGCCCCGGCACGACATGGCGGCGGCCAACGGTGCGGCCATCGGCCGAGCGCAGCGGCACGGTTTGGCGGCTGGGGCTGGTCTGATACGGGTTCGGAGCTGGGGGCGCGATGTCCGGCAGGCCCAGCGATGCGGGGCGCGGATGGCGGCGGCGCAGGATGGCGCAGGCTACCGCCTGCTGTTTGCCCTGCAGCATCCCCACCCATTGGCTGATCTCGCTGGCGGGCCAGCGCTGCTGCAGGATGCAGGTCACCCGATTATCCAGGCGGCGGTACGCTTCGCGGCTGACCGCCTGCGGGTTGTTTATGCCCATGCCCATTCCTCCTCCTCTTGGTAGTCGTTCTGTTCTTGCAGCCACTCCGGGGTGTCCAGCTGCTCCAGTTCGGCCCA
It encodes the following:
- a CDS encoding phage holin family protein, producing the protein MLIAYALLMALISLRLMTYRRGGDRYRLLPTLLAYLMAVAAGSVPLRALLGSLPPPDASSVLLAAVVLVALCDAGGSTARLLPKRKGRARTTTAWDVYRRDLP
- a CDS encoding helix-turn-helix domain-containing protein, which codes for MTPADIKQARLALGLSQTEMCRALGLTSVMTYAKWEQGTSKPTSGSINAVSMLAFLHRHGLLREWLAQQTPSDSAAE
- a CDS encoding TraR/DksA C4-type zinc finger protein, giving the protein MSRLDDELERIDAINDLRIAAKVHAARISGTGPLRCIDCDNVIPQARREAVRGCERCIECQTESDLIQRQRTGGSIA
- a CDS encoding phage holin family protein; translation: MPEPISSGTAASTVTGLAVLSLLPGLDADVVMGAFAGALIWICTTEELGILRRLALFVAAFMVGLHGAGFCAALLGTITPESLAVPRAVGALVASAITVRLLQFVLRKSPDDLLNLLRRRG
- a CDS encoding DUF2514 domain-containing protein gives rise to the protein MWISLLTGRWGKWLAIMLAALALSLMIKSLHADGYRKGAAATEAAWQSKWDRQLASHAQALADASERQRQIEHRYQEQLESIQHDGQLRLDAALADAAAAADESDRLQRTARELARRAGRQCPTATTAASGQTTQPAAVLLADVLGRADRRAGELAALADRAIAAGIACQRAYDAVRNQP
- a CDS encoding tail protein X, producing MQLRAIQGDTLDLLLHRYYGYTAGITEQVLALNPRLAELGPVLPIGTLVTLPDAPTQAAVTQINLWD
- the gpM gene encoding phage terminase small subunit, with translation MTPARRHTQMIKAALAGAASPQLDRQHANAYEMQLIQLLEHSRTLKGIQSIERKIDAKRAMLDDFTPWIQGVLQGDAGGQDDVLVTVMLWTLDTGDLADAFNMADYVIRHGLNTPDQYERSAATLIAEEVAENAIKLQDVGDGPSLGLLSAYLNLLKDSDMFDQVRAKLHKAVGRACYAEGLKDEAAEHYRRAIELHDKVGLKKDLEVLEREIKKQKAAELPVASDVSAASVTAPAIAEASPKPEQEQEQEQTTEQPAPATGEAS
- a CDS encoding phage major capsid protein, P2 family yields the protein MRTQTREKFNAYTAQVAQLSAVASAVQMFTVEPSVQQTLETKMQDSVAFLGMINLIPVDELKGEKVGIGISGTIAGRTDTSADKERDPSNPTALQNHKYECHQTNFDTYITYGTLDAWAKFPDFQIRVRDAILTRQGLDRIMIGFNGVSAAATTNRTTNPLLQDVNIGWVKLTKTDAPAQVISEVTAASGKIHVNATKGDYKNLDALVYDLVSEKIAPWYADDTDLVVLVGRKLLSDKYFPIISDAADNQNALAGQVLVSQKQIGGLKAIRVPFVPDGTLIVTKLSNLSIYYQLEGRRRMVEEVPKKNRIVNWESSNDAYVVEDYDCIAIAENITFEAKA
- a CDS encoding phage virion morphogenesis protein, encoding MAEDQLTQLGLEAQALAASLSAAGRRKLAAELARTLRATQAERIRANLQPDGTPMAPRKPRQAIKGRRGALRRKMFGKLISARWLKATASPNEVSLAFVGSANRLATTHHFGLRERIKGQTIQYPARELLGLAKGDLDRIEQAMLDHLTK
- a CDS encoding phage baseplate assembly protein V, whose translation is MNPALADLHRLIANMIRIGTVSAVRSGACRVKTGEIETDWRPYLVPRSGATRRRARPTLGEQVLLLCMSGDLATAYVLPAVHQDAHPEPAASDDNPDLDRIEYPDGAVLEYNPKTSALTVSGIKTANITASTSVTLTTPLVECTRALKVGTTIEAGSTITAGGKVTAPSATIGGIEVTTHKHGGVSTGSGQTGGPQ
- a CDS encoding head completion/stabilization protein gives rise to the protein MTSGFIPTPTPEQDEGVITAGLFWPPISLPDMRATMRTDGTVTTERLRHAVINAISQVQADLAVWAASKQAAGYLSLDAVPATLIDEESILALWYRRAVYSYARASLYERYLDSAATAEAVKDASAKDLTADDLYRDARFAIRDILGVSHTTVELI
- a CDS encoding phage tail protein, producing the protein MNKPQQIRDVLYQCLPELNKNRERLTLVINKGNAVATGAASMSFEWQYELQIGVIDFAGHPDAVMVPLLLWLRQYQPELFTNPDRRDNAVTIEVEYLARDLVDMLITVPLTERVRVTKDETGMRWEHLQEPPEDPYDGMTWELFINDQPQPWPPAPGDTWPKIS
- a CDS encoding N-acetylmuramidase family protein; protein product: MTRTLTLGAVGSDVTLLQQRLTAAGYPANPDGWFGDKTRAALLDYQRDHLITMTGTAGQRTLASLLGAASDKQLTITHLRAAAAQLGVSVAKLAAFADVESAGEGFDSAGRPVVLFERHVFHRQIAAHLGQAKADALAAAYPQLCNPQRGGYVGGAGEWQRLTMAMGLHRAAAIESASWGMFQVMGYHWQANGMADAEAWRAAMCQSEADQLAAVVGFIGRDAKLLAALQAGNWKEVARRYNGPAYADNRYDQRLAAAHRHFAVIYPDEVSHVD